The following coding sequences are from one Nitrospinaceae bacterium window:
- a CDS encoding peptidase domain-containing ABC transporter: protein MPTQAEDLRAVLDKTPLFSYLDESILSGLISKFEIVSYRLGDTIIREGDPGDSFYVIFNGRARVLGVGADGGELTLITLSRGDFFGERALVKGEPRSATIRAATDIVLAKLSKEYFLAAVENDPKAIKFLDNYIEHESLHNFLRQFTILSSLNVKETKVWIDEMEPEYFDAGEYVFRHGDEPEKFYVVLEGKVDVIKEGEGGGNSLTTIRAGEFFGELALLTKRPRAASIRASEPLKVLSLSKEKFEDLVHKSSSLQKKLSNTIALYNLDSLPESLPLDVKKSTSPPPGPESSKVQASSAGTAELCPARRSMPARVLGKFLKRVRYPWLEQFDVSDCGAACLAMICRYYGKKISVTRLRDMANISQQGATLLSVAAAGDSLGFKTNALNTDYEEMMRLEGPAIIHWEGNHYVVLYEADEAEVIVADPGIGLIEMSRKEFEAGWTGFALALQPAEHLSRVEESRGSLRRFLRYLFQERALLAGVLGVSILIGALGLALPLFVHLVVDRVIAGRDVSLLRTMFTGMVGLTVFGVFVSSFRGYLMTLISNRFEKTSLSLLYRHILSAPMRFFNVRKLGDILVRFEENENLKNMLERRSFSILIDAVMVVLSLALMFFYSPLLTLIVVMFIPLFGGVSVGFSPLLRSMNRRQFAADAASDSFLVESIGGVSTLKAAGAEGANRSRWEKLYARVLEVRFKNSMAGISVESASRLLESFSGLILLYFGSLQVVEGNMTLGALMAFYILANNVNEPIRKLVEMWERVQESLESAQRISDIYNVPPEEELAEGRKPYLPAIKGHIRMENVTFSYAAPGEPALRNVSLDIQPGQKIAIVGRSGSGKTTLVNMLLRFYSPQEGRVLFDGQDIEAVSVESLRSQIGVVLQENTLFSGTIRENIALARPHAPLEEVIEAARLATAHDFISELVSDYETDVGEWGAALSGGQRQLIAIARALFVRPRVLIFDEAMSALDSESGRAVHRGMEAMAKDRTLIFIAHRYAAAQFSDLIVVLDQGVIVEQGSYHELMDRRGLYYYLCRQSAPVN from the coding sequence ATGCCTACGCAGGCCGAGGATCTCAGGGCGGTTCTTGATAAAACCCCTCTGTTTTCATATCTGGACGAGAGCATCTTGTCCGGGCTCATATCGAAATTCGAGATTGTCAGCTACCGGCTGGGCGATACGATAATCCGCGAAGGCGATCCGGGTGATTCGTTCTATGTCATTTTCAACGGCAGAGCGCGGGTGTTGGGTGTGGGGGCCGATGGCGGGGAGTTGACCCTTATCACACTCTCGCGAGGGGATTTTTTCGGCGAGCGGGCGCTGGTCAAAGGGGAGCCGCGCTCGGCGACGATTCGCGCTGCCACGGATATCGTGCTGGCGAAACTTTCGAAAGAGTATTTCCTCGCTGCAGTTGAAAATGATCCTAAAGCGATAAAATTTCTGGACAACTATATTGAGCATGAATCGCTCCACAATTTCCTGCGCCAGTTCACTATTCTCTCCTCCCTCAACGTCAAGGAAACCAAAGTTTGGATCGACGAAATGGAGCCCGAGTATTTTGACGCGGGCGAGTATGTTTTTCGCCATGGCGATGAGCCTGAAAAGTTTTATGTTGTCCTGGAAGGTAAGGTGGACGTTATCAAGGAAGGCGAGGGCGGCGGCAATTCACTAACCACGATTCGCGCCGGAGAATTTTTCGGGGAGCTGGCTCTGCTGACAAAACGGCCCCGGGCGGCCAGCATCAGGGCGAGCGAGCCGCTGAAGGTTCTGTCACTCTCCAAGGAGAAATTCGAAGATTTGGTGCACAAGTCCAGCTCCTTGCAGAAAAAACTATCGAACACCATCGCGCTTTATAATCTCGATTCGCTTCCCGAATCGCTTCCCTTGGATGTAAAAAAGAGCACTTCTCCGCCACCGGGCCCCGAGAGTTCAAAGGTGCAAGCTTCAAGCGCTGGCACGGCAGAGCTCTGCCCCGCCCGACGGAGCATGCCTGCAAGGGTTCTGGGTAAATTCCTCAAGCGTGTGCGCTATCCATGGCTTGAGCAGTTCGACGTATCGGATTGCGGCGCTGCCTGCCTGGCAATGATTTGCCGCTATTATGGAAAGAAAATCAGTGTTACCCGCCTCCGCGATATGGCGAATATCTCCCAGCAGGGGGCAACGCTCCTCAGTGTCGCTGCGGCGGGCGATAGCCTTGGCTTCAAGACAAATGCCCTCAACACGGACTACGAGGAAATGATGCGCCTTGAGGGGCCCGCTATCATTCACTGGGAGGGCAATCACTATGTCGTTCTTTATGAGGCTGATGAGGCGGAGGTCATTGTCGCCGATCCTGGTATCGGTCTCATTGAGATGAGCCGGAAAGAGTTCGAGGCGGGCTGGACGGGATTTGCCCTGGCGCTTCAGCCGGCAGAGCATCTGAGCAGGGTAGAGGAGTCCCGGGGCTCTCTCAGGCGGTTTTTACGCTACCTATTTCAGGAAAGGGCGCTATTGGCGGGAGTTTTAGGGGTATCCATCCTGATCGGTGCTCTGGGGCTCGCGCTGCCGCTGTTCGTTCATCTCGTCGTTGACAGGGTCATCGCTGGCCGGGATGTCTCCTTGCTCCGCACGATGTTCACCGGGATGGTGGGATTGACCGTCTTTGGTGTTTTTGTCTCCTCGTTTCGCGGATATTTGATGACCCTGATTTCGAACAGATTTGAAAAGACTTCGCTTAGCCTGCTTTACCGCCATATCCTAAGCGCCCCGATGCGATTTTTTAACGTCCGCAAGCTTGGGGATATTCTTGTGCGCTTTGAGGAGAATGAAAATCTCAAGAACATGCTGGAGAGAAGATCATTCTCGATCTTGATCGATGCCGTAATGGTGGTTCTGTCACTGGCTTTGATGTTTTTTTATAGCCCGCTATTGACGCTCATCGTCGTTATGTTCATTCCGCTTTTTGGTGGCGTGTCGGTGGGTTTTTCTCCGCTTCTCCGGTCCATGAACCGGAGACAGTTTGCCGCCGATGCGGCAAGCGATTCGTTTTTGGTCGAATCCATCGGAGGGGTGAGTACCCTTAAAGCCGCAGGCGCCGAGGGGGCCAATCGTTCGAGGTGGGAAAAACTTTATGCGCGAGTGCTTGAGGTGCGATTCAAAAATTCAATGGCCGGTATATCCGTGGAGAGCGCCTCACGGCTGCTGGAGTCTTTCTCTGGTCTTATCCTTCTTTATTTTGGGTCGCTGCAAGTAGTCGAGGGGAATATGACGCTCGGTGCGCTAATGGCGTTTTATATCTTGGCCAATAACGTCAACGAGCCTATTCGTAAGCTTGTCGAGATGTGGGAGCGGGTCCAGGAGTCGCTCGAATCGGCCCAGCGAATTTCGGATATTTACAACGTGCCGCCCGAGGAGGAACTCGCCGAGGGGCGAAAACCGTACCTTCCCGCCATCAAGGGGCATATACGTATGGAGAATGTGACTTTCTCCTATGCCGCGCCTGGCGAGCCAGCACTTCGAAACGTCTCCCTCGACATTCAGCCGGGCCAAAAGATCGCCATTGTGGGCCGAAGTGGTAGCGGCAAGACCACCTTGGTGAATATGTTGCTTAGATTCTATAGCCCGCAAGAGGGGCGTGTTCTTTTCGATGGACAGGATATTGAGGCAGTCTCGGTGGAATCCCTGCGCAGCCAGATAGGCGTGGTGTTGCAGGAGAACACCCTATTCAGCGGAACGATTCGCGAGAATATCGCGCTCGCTCGCCCGCATGCGCCGCTTGAGGAGGTTATTGAGGCCGCGCGCCTGGCCACGGCCCATGATTTCATCTCAGAGCTTGTCTCGGACTATGAAACCGATGTCGGCGAGTGGGGCGCCGCCCTCTCGGGTGGCCAACGGCAATTGATCGCCATTGCCCGTGCCCTTTTCGTCCGGCCGCGGGTACTTATTTTTGATGAGGCGATGAGTGCCCTCGATAGCGAGTCCGGGCGGGCGGTTCATCGTGGAATGGAGGCTATGGCTAAGGACCGGACCCTTATTTTCATCGCCCACCGCTATGCCGCTGCACAGTTTTCGGATCTTATTGTCGTGCTAGATCAGGGTGTTATTGTCGAGCAGGGCAGCTATCATGAACTTATGGACCGCCGGGGCTTGTATTATTACCTTTGTCGGCAATCGGCGCCGGTGAATTAA
- a CDS encoding type II toxin-antitoxin system Phd/YefM family antitoxin: protein MARGEELRARLQIHDLGTVTATDAKNRFGDLLHRVVYDHEPVLVERNGRPMAVLVDIDQYLELKRKARVESKESPFSTNP from the coding sequence ATGGCCAGAGGCGAGGAGTTAAGAGCCCGGCTTCAAATCCATGATTTGGGCACAGTAACGGCAACGGATGCAAAAAACCGCTTTGGCGATCTGCTGCATCGAGTGGTTTACGACCATGAGCCCGTTTTAGTTGAAAGAAACGGTCGCCCCATGGCTGTGTTGGTTGATATTGATCAGTATCTCGAATTGAAGCGTAAAGCCCGGGTCGAATCTAAAGAATCCCCGTTTTCTACTAATCCCTAG
- a CDS encoding SDR family oxidoreductase, producing the protein MKVAVTGASGFLGSFVMRELASREHTALAWSRRSEQGGLPIDFTQRDMLVEAIETQRPDAIIHTAAISVVAECDEDPALAQKVNVSAVGELASLAAHHGIRLVHISSNQIFDGSHGKWLEEDEALPLNTYGKSKLQGEQAVAKAYPEAVTLRPCLIIGIPPSGNSSPTSGILEALDKGKTLKMFTDETRSPIAAPDIAHAAVDLAEKNEISGTLHCGGPEDLTRYEFALRMAEAAGRDTNLIGAATREELGMAEGRPADLSLDSSRLSKILDWSPRSLSAPLLGTLLADQAL; encoded by the coding sequence ATGAAAGTTGCCGTTACCGGAGCAAGTGGATTCTTAGGAAGCTTTGTAATGCGCGAGCTGGCAAGCCGCGAGCACACGGCGCTGGCATGGTCGCGCCGCTCAGAGCAAGGAGGCTTGCCCATCGATTTCACACAACGGGACATGCTTGTCGAGGCGATAGAAACCCAGCGTCCCGACGCTATTATCCACACTGCGGCTATTTCAGTGGTCGCCGAGTGCGACGAGGACCCGGCCCTGGCCCAAAAGGTAAATGTCTCGGCAGTGGGCGAGCTCGCCAGCCTGGCAGCGCATCACGGGATTCGTCTTGTACACATCTCCTCGAATCAAATTTTTGACGGCAGCCACGGCAAGTGGCTTGAGGAAGACGAAGCCCTGCCTTTGAATACCTATGGAAAATCAAAACTGCAGGGCGAGCAGGCTGTAGCCAAAGCCTATCCCGAGGCGGTCACCTTGCGACCTTGTCTGATTATTGGCATCCCCCCCAGCGGAAATTCCTCACCGACCTCAGGCATTCTTGAGGCCCTAGATAAAGGCAAGACATTAAAAATGTTCACGGATGAGACCCGGAGCCCCATTGCAGCCCCTGACATTGCGCATGCGGCAGTCGATTTGGCCGAGAAGAATGAAATAAGTGGAACACTTCACTGTGGTGGACCCGAGGACCTGACTCGATATGAGTTTGCGTTACGGATGGCAGAAGCGGCTGGACGCGACACAAATCTAATAGGCGCAGCGACGCGAGAGGAATTGGGTATGGCCGAAGGGAGACCGGCGGACTTGAGTCTCGACAGCTCTCGCTTGTCGAAGATCCTCGACTGGTCCCCACGCAGTCTGTCGGCGCCACTTCTGGGCACCCTGCTCGCCGACCAGGCCCTCTAG
- a CDS encoding EAL domain-containing protein, translating to MMDMKDHPISSIGRRSGVTKANFYVWLLGLTCVVAFTLLSSFLTTRFIVDQAMQFEANKVANYINLMIHRNFSSDTLGKPDSQEAKKYFKRIHFSMMSLDIEKVLAFRVWSTKRKVIWSSIDEDLNIVSPPRMFLNMEAGAVSFEIKTPSISLAEKMDTSVLSGALILNTLVPVWEIGAIKNKAPNIYIEAFSEPSFLFEQQEKIEARARWTIGMGSLLFLLFVMVGRHWYGRIQGEESLTREFLRSVVNDAADGIIFTNQDREILFWNSAAEALYGYTQDEALGQSVLMLAHSERREDVLNHVHDVLTTGEAVSYETDRMRKDGSMIPVSITLSPVNDAPGNVVAVAGIHKDLSERIESEERLKRQANFDVLTELPNRAMALEYLSKSLALAERNKRNVVLMFVDLDRFKNVNDTLGHAAGDTVLIEAASRLKSCIRKGDTLAHREDEESGEVVARFGGDEFLVILPDMQDPSNVEAVARRILEVYSSPFVLEGQEFFLTASVGLATYPKDGDDPHILMQNADTALYQAKDSERNTYRFFDSAMNQAAIDRMQIESLLRRALEQEEFSIHYQPIVDLKSGNLVGAEALLRWNSPELGFVPPDRFIAIAEETGLIVSIGEWVMRTACRDARTWRTDGSRSIRVAVNVSSRQVMGEQFLVTVTDVLNETGLQANCLGLEITEGLLMDDREDTIQLFEALAELGTTLALDDFGTGYSSLSYLKKFPFASLKIDRAFVRDVITNPEDATLCTAIAGMAKGMGFEVIGEGVESEAQLKFMRTIGCDQVQGYFFSKPLPVEKFIEFQKEWSPRPYSIA from the coding sequence ATGATGGATATGAAAGATCATCCCATTTCTTCCATCGGTAGGCGCTCTGGCGTCACTAAAGCAAATTTCTATGTTTGGCTGCTCGGCCTGACATGTGTAGTCGCGTTCACGCTACTTTCGAGTTTCTTAACAACCAGGTTCATAGTCGATCAGGCAATGCAATTTGAAGCCAACAAAGTCGCCAATTATATCAATCTGATGATTCATAGGAATTTTTCTTCCGATACTTTGGGAAAGCCCGATTCCCAGGAGGCGAAGAAATATTTTAAGCGGATTCATTTCAGCATGATGTCGCTGGATATCGAGAAAGTGCTTGCCTTCAGGGTTTGGAGTACCAAGAGGAAAGTGATTTGGTCGTCTATAGATGAGGATCTCAATATAGTTTCGCCTCCGAGAATGTTTCTAAATATGGAGGCTGGTGCCGTTTCATTTGAAATAAAAACACCGTCAATTTCTCTTGCAGAAAAAATGGATACTTCAGTTCTTTCCGGCGCCCTCATTTTGAATACATTGGTTCCCGTTTGGGAGATTGGCGCAATTAAAAATAAGGCACCCAATATATATATAGAGGCTTTCAGTGAGCCGAGTTTCTTGTTCGAACAACAGGAGAAGATTGAAGCTCGTGCCAGGTGGACTATTGGCATGGGTAGCCTGTTGTTTCTTCTCTTTGTCATGGTTGGGCGACACTGGTACGGACGGATACAGGGCGAGGAGAGCTTGACCCGCGAGTTCCTGCGAAGCGTTGTGAATGATGCTGCCGACGGCATTATTTTTACGAACCAGGACCGTGAAATTCTTTTCTGGAATTCGGCTGCCGAGGCCCTTTATGGCTATACACAAGACGAAGCGCTTGGTCAGAGCGTGTTGATGCTTGCCCACTCGGAGAGAAGGGAAGACGTCCTGAATCACGTTCACGATGTCTTGACGACCGGTGAGGCGGTATCTTATGAGACGGATCGAATGCGAAAAGACGGAAGCATGATACCCGTTAGCATTACTCTTTCGCCCGTGAACGATGCTCCCGGAAATGTCGTTGCCGTGGCGGGTATCCATAAGGATCTTTCCGAGCGTATCGAATCCGAGGAGCGACTCAAGCGTCAGGCGAATTTCGATGTGCTGACCGAATTGCCAAACCGTGCTATGGCGCTGGAGTATCTCTCGAAATCGCTGGCCCTGGCCGAGCGAAATAAGCGAAACGTCGTACTCATGTTCGTCGATTTGGATCGCTTTAAAAATGTCAACGATACGCTAGGTCATGCGGCGGGAGACACTGTGCTGATTGAGGCAGCGAGCCGTCTTAAATCATGCATTCGTAAAGGCGATACGCTTGCGCACAGAGAGGACGAGGAGTCCGGTGAGGTGGTTGCGCGTTTTGGGGGTGATGAGTTCCTCGTTATTTTGCCCGATATGCAGGATCCATCAAACGTCGAGGCCGTGGCCCGAAGGATTTTAGAAGTTTATTCCTCGCCGTTCGTCTTGGAAGGACAGGAATTTTTTCTCACGGCGAGTGTCGGCTTGGCGACTTATCCCAAAGATGGAGACGACCCTCACATATTAATGCAGAACGCTGATACGGCGCTCTATCAGGCCAAGGATAGCGAGCGAAATACCTACCGTTTCTTCGACTCAGCCATGAACCAGGCGGCAATTGACCGGATGCAGATTGAATCGCTTCTGCGGCGAGCTCTGGAGCAGGAAGAATTTTCTATTCACTACCAACCAATCGTTGATTTGAAGAGTGGCAATCTGGTGGGCGCGGAGGCCTTGTTACGATGGAATTCACCGGAACTGGGTTTTGTCCCGCCCGATCGCTTTATTGCCATCGCCGAGGAGACCGGGCTGATAGTGTCGATTGGTGAATGGGTTATGCGAACCGCCTGCCGTGATGCGAGGACCTGGCGGACTGATGGTTCGAGGTCAATTCGGGTGGCGGTTAACGTTTCATCTCGCCAGGTTATGGGTGAGCAGTTTTTGGTGACGGTGACCGATGTGCTAAATGAGACCGGATTGCAAGCCAATTGCCTGGGACTGGAAATCACCGAAGGGCTGCTCATGGACGATAGAGAAGACACGATTCAACTTTTCGAGGCCCTTGCCGAATTGGGTACCACTTTGGCGCTCGATGACTTTGGTACAGGATATTCTTCCCTGAGCTACCTTAAGAAATTTCCATTTGCATCTCTAAAAATTGATAGGGCATTTGTGCGTGATGTCATCACGAATCCTGAAGATGCGACGCTATGCACAGCCATCGCCGGAATGGCGAAAGGCATGGGTTTCGAGGTAATAGGAGAGGGTGTGGAGTCAGAGGCGCAACTGAAGTTTATGAGGACAATAGGCTGTGATCAAGTGCAGGGCTATTTTTTCTCCAAACCTCTCCCTGTCGAGAAATTCATTGAATTTCAAAAAGAATGGAGCCCACGACCTTACTCGATCGCATAG
- a CDS encoding response regulator transcription factor — protein MDNQKILIVDDDLDIQFLLERSLKSEGYTVLVAGDGEKGFELAQSENPDLVILDIMLPETSGLEVCQQLREDNSDVFILMLTELSEDIDKVRGLDMGADDYLTKPFNILELSARVKAILRRNSRARVGESVRFGGVIIHFLKREVVRDGETVEFTPKEFELLSFLVHRPGEAVSREVLIEEIWGQSAEVSTRTIDNFVLRIRKKLEIDSTDPKYFQTVYGFGYKYTPDEK, from the coding sequence GTGGATAATCAGAAGATATTGATAGTGGACGATGATCTTGATATCCAATTTCTTTTGGAGCGCTCTCTCAAGTCCGAGGGATATACGGTGCTGGTGGCCGGTGACGGTGAGAAGGGTTTTGAACTTGCCCAGTCGGAAAATCCTGATCTCGTGATACTGGACATCATGTTGCCGGAAACGAGTGGTCTCGAAGTGTGCCAGCAACTCCGAGAAGATAACAGCGATGTTTTTATTTTGATGTTGACTGAGCTGTCTGAGGACATCGACAAAGTACGCGGGCTGGATATGGGGGCGGACGATTATCTCACCAAACCATTTAACATTCTTGAACTGAGTGCACGCGTTAAGGCGATACTCCGACGAAATAGCCGTGCCCGTGTTGGAGAGAGTGTCCGCTTCGGGGGTGTGATAATTCATTTCTTGAAACGGGAAGTTGTCCGGGACGGGGAGACTGTAGAATTTACGCCAAAAGAATTTGAACTCCTCTCATTTTTAGTTCACCGTCCGGGGGAGGCGGTAAGTCGCGAAGTTTTGATTGAGGAAATATGGGGGCAATCTGCGGAAGTCAGCACCCGGACGATCGATAATTTTGTTCTTAGAATTAGGAAAAAGCTTGAGATAGATTCGACAGACCCTAAATATTTTCAGACCGTATACGGGTTTGGCTACAAGTATACTCCCGACGAAAAATAA
- a CDS encoding SDR family oxidoreductase → MDIRLDGRSALITGGSRGMGRAFALRFAESGADVAIAARRPDMLEETKAEIEKVAKGKVAAYVCDASDAGQIKETFAAVSRDFGKVDILVNNAGTSSAMKFDDITDEMWQADLDLKLFGAIRFCRLAMPPMKERRWGRIINIVTIGGKAPTAERAPTVVTRAAGLALTKVLAGEGAPHNVLVNALCTGQIITDQTRNQHQKMNPDMPFDEYLKERGKKIPLGRMGDAQEYANLACFLASDAASYITGTSVNVDGGVCPVL, encoded by the coding sequence ATGGATATACGATTGGACGGAAGGTCAGCTCTCATCACCGGTGGCAGTCGAGGGATGGGCCGCGCCTTCGCTTTGAGGTTTGCCGAGTCGGGCGCTGACGTCGCCATCGCGGCGAGGCGACCGGATATGCTTGAGGAGACAAAGGCTGAAATCGAAAAAGTCGCAAAAGGAAAGGTGGCGGCCTATGTCTGCGATGCGAGTGACGCTGGGCAGATTAAAGAAACCTTTGCGGCTGTGAGCCGGGATTTCGGCAAGGTCGATATTTTAGTGAACAACGCGGGCACCTCTAGTGCTATGAAGTTCGATGATATCACCGATGAAATGTGGCAGGCTGATTTGGATTTGAAGCTTTTCGGCGCAATTCGATTTTGCCGCCTTGCGATGCCTCCGATGAAGGAGCGTCGCTGGGGACGGATTATCAATATCGTCACCATCGGGGGGAAGGCCCCCACCGCTGAGCGGGCGCCAACCGTTGTGACTCGTGCTGCCGGGCTGGCGTTGACGAAAGTGTTGGCCGGGGAGGGAGCGCCCCACAATGTCTTGGTCAATGCTCTTTGTACAGGTCAGATCATCACCGACCAGACCCGAAACCAGCATCAAAAGATGAACCCCGATATGCCCTTCGATGAATATCTCAAGGAGCGGGGTAAGAAAATTCCCTTGGGTCGGATGGGAGATGCCCAAGAGTACGCAAATCTGGCCTGCTTTCTCGCCTCTGATGCCGCCTCTTATATTACAGGAACTTCGGTCAACGTAGACGGGGGAGTTTGTCCAGTGCTTTAG
- a CDS encoding 3-keto-5-aminohexanoate cleavage protein: MDKLIIVNCAADTSMHPDVPQRFSDSKVLADSVEEAVKAGAAVAHIHAPPTNYAAWESHSKTIRDRCDVMLQYGISTQSVEQRVEVIKNKPEMISVALNAHSLVFLNRDMMMLHPREELEDLMRMCNDNGVKPEFEVFGLGEMWLLSDLAEKGLVEPPFVMTIFFGRPGGCWSPATPEEFLNRTKSLIGESAYITSVTDPNAINLHTMAIMDGGHVRVGTEDEPYLAPGKLGDNGEHVARVARLAKDLNREIATVAEARAMLKIPS; encoded by the coding sequence GTGGATAAACTTATTATTGTGAATTGCGCGGCAGACACTTCGATGCACCCAGATGTTCCCCAAAGATTCTCCGATTCCAAGGTCCTTGCGGATTCGGTTGAAGAGGCCGTAAAGGCTGGCGCGGCTGTTGCCCATATTCATGCCCCCCCGACGAACTATGCGGCCTGGGAGTCCCACTCGAAAACAATTCGGGATCGCTGCGATGTGATGCTCCAGTACGGCATTTCTACGCAGTCGGTCGAGCAGCGCGTCGAGGTAATCAAGAATAAGCCAGAGATGATTTCGGTTGCTCTGAATGCCCATAGTCTCGTTTTTCTCAATCGTGACATGATGATGCTCCATCCGCGTGAGGAACTCGAAGATCTCATGCGCATGTGCAACGACAATGGTGTGAAACCCGAATTCGAGGTGTTCGGTTTAGGCGAGATGTGGTTGCTCAGCGATTTGGCGGAAAAGGGCCTTGTCGAGCCGCCGTTTGTGATGACCATCTTTTTCGGACGCCCCGGGGGGTGTTGGTCGCCTGCAACGCCGGAGGAGTTTCTCAACCGGACGAAGAGCCTAATCGGTGAGTCGGCTTATATTACGAGCGTAACTGACCCCAACGCTATAAATCTTCACACGATGGCCATCATGGATGGCGGTCATGTGCGTGTGGGCACCGAGGATGAGCCCTATCTCGCACCGGGGAAATTGGGCGACAATGGTGAGCACGTTGCCCGAGTAGCGCGCCTCGCCAAGGATTTGAACCGCGAGATAGCCACCGTAGCTGAAGCGAGGGCGATGCTGAAAATTCCGTCCTAA
- a CDS encoding response regulator, whose amino-acid sequence MANEKILMIDDEDDIRTVAQMSLQTVGGFQVVLAANGEEGLEICKKEKPDLILLDVMMPGLDGPGTLKRLKENPESAHIPVVFLTAKAQQMELNELKTMGAAGVLTKPFDPMKLPDLLREYLTS is encoded by the coding sequence ATGGCGAATGAAAAAATTTTGATGATTGACGATGAAGATGACATCCGGACGGTCGCACAGATGAGCCTACAAACTGTCGGCGGGTTTCAGGTTGTCTTGGCCGCCAACGGCGAGGAAGGGTTGGAAATATGTAAAAAAGAAAAACCCGACCTCATTTTACTCGATGTAATGATGCCAGGGCTCGACGGGCCTGGAACGCTGAAGCGGCTGAAGGAAAATCCCGAGTCTGCGCATATTCCTGTGGTGTTTTTAACCGCCAAGGCGCAGCAAATGGAGCTTAACGAACTAAAAACCATGGGAGCCGCCGGAGTACTTACCAAGCCCTTCGATCCAATGAAGCTTCCAGACCTGCTAAGGGAATACCTAACCTCCTGA